One window of Desertifilum tharense IPPAS B-1220 genomic DNA carries:
- the gyrB gene encoding DNA topoisomerase (ATP-hydrolyzing) subunit B, with translation MTSSYSADQIQVLEGIEHVRKRPGMYIGSTGPRGLHHLVYEVVDNSIDEALAGYCTHVEIDLNADGSVTVTDNGRGIPTDVHPRTGKSALETVMTVLGAGGKFGGGGYKVSGGLHGVGVSVVNALSEWVKATVWREKKVFTQRYEQGKPAGDIANKPHKEGNTGTQIQFKPDIQIFTTGIEFDYATLAGRLRELAFLNAGVRITFTDHRQSEPREEIYFYEGGIREYVSYMNRDKDALHEEIIFIQGERNNVQVEVALQWCSDAYNDNVLGFANNIRTIDGGTHLEGLKAVLTRTMNAIARKRNKLKEGDPNLAGENIREGLTAVISVKVPDPEFEGQTKTKLGNTEVRGIVDSLVGEVLTEYLEFRPAVADAVLEKAIQAFNAAEAARRARELVRRKSVLESSTLPGKLADCSSRDPSESEIFIVEGDSAGGSAKQGRDRRFQAILPLRGKILNIEKTDDAKIYKNNEIQALITALGLGIKGEEFDSSQLRYHRIVIMTDADVDGAHIRTLLLTFFYRYQRSLVDQGFIYIACPPLYKLERGRSHYYCYSDRELQERIREFPDNANYTIQRFKGLGEMMPTQLWETTMNPETRALKQVEIEDAAEADRIFTILMGDRVAPRREFIETYGPKLNLTDLDI, from the coding sequence ATGACCAGTAGCTACAGCGCCGATCAGATTCAAGTTCTGGAAGGTATTGAACACGTTCGCAAGCGACCAGGGATGTACATTGGCTCAACCGGGCCAAGAGGACTCCATCATCTAGTTTACGAGGTTGTGGATAACTCGATCGATGAAGCACTGGCTGGCTACTGCACTCATGTGGAAATCGATCTCAATGCCGACGGTTCCGTCACCGTTACTGATAACGGACGGGGAATTCCCACAGACGTTCACCCCCGTACCGGGAAATCTGCCTTAGAAACTGTAATGACGGTTTTGGGTGCAGGGGGTAAGTTTGGCGGTGGCGGTTATAAAGTCTCCGGCGGCTTACACGGCGTTGGGGTTTCTGTCGTCAATGCTTTATCGGAATGGGTAAAAGCGACTGTTTGGCGGGAGAAGAAAGTCTTTACCCAACGCTACGAACAAGGAAAACCGGCTGGCGATATTGCCAATAAACCCCACAAAGAAGGCAATACGGGGACGCAGATTCAGTTTAAGCCAGACATCCAGATTTTCACGACCGGGATTGAGTTTGATTATGCCACTCTCGCCGGACGCCTGCGCGAATTAGCCTTTTTGAATGCTGGCGTTAGGATTACCTTTACGGATCATCGTCAAAGCGAACCCCGCGAGGAAATCTATTTCTATGAAGGGGGAATTCGCGAATACGTTTCTTATATGAACCGGGATAAAGACGCGTTACACGAAGAGATTATCTTTATCCAAGGGGAACGCAATAACGTGCAGGTAGAGGTGGCCTTGCAATGGTGTTCCGATGCTTATAACGATAATGTGTTGGGGTTTGCCAACAATATTCGCACCATTGACGGCGGAACGCACTTAGAAGGGTTGAAGGCTGTTTTGACGCGGACGATGAATGCGATCGCGCGCAAGCGGAATAAACTCAAAGAGGGCGATCCTAACCTAGCGGGTGAAAATATCCGCGAAGGCTTGACGGCGGTGATTTCCGTTAAAGTACCCGATCCAGAATTTGAAGGTCAAACGAAAACTAAGTTAGGGAATACTGAAGTACGCGGTATTGTAGATTCCCTGGTGGGTGAAGTGCTGACTGAGTATCTGGAATTTCGTCCGGCGGTGGCGGATGCGGTTCTAGAGAAAGCCATCCAAGCCTTTAACGCCGCAGAAGCCGCTAGACGCGCTAGGGAATTGGTACGCCGCAAATCGGTGTTAGAATCTTCAACGCTACCGGGTAAGTTAGCTGATTGTAGTTCGCGAGATCCTTCAGAATCAGAGATTTTTATTGTAGAAGGGGACTCGGCTGGCGGTTCGGCGAAGCAAGGGAGAGATCGACGTTTTCAAGCGATTCTGCCTCTGCGCGGTAAGATTCTCAACATCGAGAAGACTGACGATGCCAAAATCTACAAAAATAATGAAATCCAAGCCTTAATCACAGCATTGGGGTTAGGGATTAAAGGGGAAGAGTTTGATTCTTCTCAACTGCGCTATCACCGCATTGTGATTATGACTGATGCGGACGTGGATGGGGCGCATATTCGGACGCTGTTGCTAACGTTCTTCTATCGCTATCAGCGGTCTTTGGTGGATCAAGGCTTTATCTATATTGCGTGTCCGCCATTGTACAAGTTAGAACGCGGTCGCAGTCATTACTATTGTTATAGCGATCGCGAGTTGCAAGAACGCATCCGCGAGTTTCCCGACAATGCCAATTACACCATCCAGCGGTTTAAGGGGTTAGGGGAAATGATGCCAACTCAACTCTGGGAAACGACGATGAACCCAGAAACGCGGGCCCTCAAACAAGTGGAAATTGAGGACGCAGCCGAAGCCGATCGTATCTTTACTATTCTAATGGGCGATCGCGTTGCCCCCCGTCGCGAGTTTATCGAAACCTACGGCCCGAAACTCAATCTCACCGATTTAGATATCTAA
- a CDS encoding XisI protein, with amino-acid sequence MAKLEQYRQYIQEFLSDSGNYGSASDEVEVQLIFDPIRDHYQILEIGWEDGDRIYSCVMHLDIKNEKIWIQRNMTDIQIAEELIKMGVPREDIILGLHSPVYRQYTQYGVA; translated from the coding sequence ATGGCAAAACTAGAACAATATCGCCAGTATATACAGGAGTTCTTAAGCGACTCTGGCAACTATGGATCGGCTTCAGACGAAGTTGAAGTTCAACTCATTTTCGATCCCATTCGAGATCATTATCAGATTCTAGAGATTGGTTGGGAAGATGGCGATCGCATTTATAGCTGCGTGATGCACCTAGATATCAAGAATGAGAAGATTTGGATTCAGCGAAATATGACTGATATTCAGATTGCTGAGGAGTTAATCAAGATGGGAGTCCCCAGAGAAGATATTATCCTAGGACTACACAGTCCTGTTTATCGTCAATACACGCAATATGGCGTTGCTTAA
- a CDS encoding Uma2 family endonuclease: MGHQPSLIECQDFFEPPRVDHLITEDDTPVDNFASEKQQRLLVSALYSSWREQTFLAAANVGVFNIDDNPAIVPDVLLSLNVTVPENWWEKKNRAYMVWRLGKPPDVAIEIVSNREGNELDKKLKIYERVRVSYYIVYDPKQQISDRVLQAYELRGMRYAEISPEWLEQVGLGVTLWQGEFEGRQDSWLRWCQRDGTLLLTGDERANDAEQRANDAEQRAQKLAEKLRELGINPDSL; encoded by the coding sequence ATGGGACACCAACCCAGTTTAATTGAATGCCAAGATTTCTTTGAACCGCCCAGAGTCGATCATCTGATTACTGAAGACGATACACCTGTGGATAATTTCGCCTCAGAAAAACAACAACGCCTACTGGTCAGCGCCCTCTACAGTTCTTGGCGAGAGCAAACCTTTTTAGCGGCTGCTAATGTCGGCGTCTTTAATATTGATGATAATCCCGCAATTGTCCCAGATGTTTTGTTAAGTTTAAACGTCACCGTCCCCGAAAACTGGTGGGAGAAGAAAAATCGCGCTTATATGGTTTGGCGCTTGGGTAAACCCCCTGATGTCGCGATTGAAATTGTCTCTAACCGCGAAGGGAACGAACTGGATAAAAAGCTCAAAATCTACGAACGCGTTAGAGTGAGTTACTATATCGTTTATGACCCCAAGCAACAAATCAGCGACCGGGTTTTACAAGCCTATGAATTGCGGGGAATGAGGTATGCAGAAATCTCCCCAGAATGGCTAGAACAAGTGGGTTTAGGTGTAACCCTCTGGCAAGGTGAATTTGAAGGAAGACAAGATAGCTGGTTGCGCTGGTGTCAGCGGGATGGAACGCTGTTACTGACGGGCGATGAACGGGCGAATGATGCCGAACAACGTGCTAATGATGCCGAACAACGCGCCCAAAAGCTAGCTGAGAAGTTACGCGAATTAGGGATTAATCCCGATTCACTCTAA
- the msrP gene encoding protein-methionine-sulfoxide reductase catalytic subunit MsrP: MTLIRVPKSWEILDREITPESVFLNRRRFMKGLLGAGLSASILPLAGCQSDRDSEISYDYLQEYSNLVRNPRFAQVDRPLTPEDVAAKYNNFYEFGRGKEIWRVAQALPLEDWKVEVSGLVKKPRTYDLDGINRKFPIEERVYRFRCVEAWSMVVPWVGFPMRLLMADVEPTSQAKFVRFTSWFDKDVTSGPGWLAPPHLPWPYTESLRIDEMANDLAFFATGIYGHTLPKQHGAPIREVIPWKYGYKGAKSVVKIEFVDTQPATFWNTVVKSEYDFEANVNPDKPHPRWSQAREKIISSEDSLSWKRVPTLPYNGYGEYVAHLYT, translated from the coding sequence ATGACTTTAATCCGCGTACCTAAGTCTTGGGAAATTCTAGACCGAGAAATTACCCCAGAATCTGTTTTTCTCAACCGTCGTCGCTTTATGAAAGGCTTATTAGGGGCGGGGTTAAGCGCATCAATTCTCCCCCTAGCAGGCTGTCAGTCCGATCGAGACTCAGAAATTTCCTACGATTATCTTCAGGAATATTCTAACTTGGTTCGCAATCCCCGCTTTGCTCAAGTAGACCGTCCCCTAACCCCGGAGGATGTCGCCGCTAAGTATAATAACTTCTACGAATTTGGTCGCGGTAAAGAAATTTGGAGAGTTGCCCAAGCTTTACCCTTAGAAGATTGGAAGGTAGAAGTCTCCGGTTTGGTGAAAAAACCCCGTACCTACGATCTCGATGGGATTAATCGCAAATTTCCCATTGAAGAACGCGTCTATCGCTTCCGTTGCGTTGAAGCTTGGTCTATGGTGGTTCCCTGGGTTGGGTTTCCCATGCGCCTATTGATGGCAGATGTTGAACCCACTTCCCAAGCCAAATTCGTTCGCTTTACCTCCTGGTTTGATAAAGATGTCACCTCTGGGCCGGGTTGGCTCGCCCCACCGCACTTGCCTTGGCCTTATACTGAAAGCCTGCGAATCGATGAGATGGCGAACGATCTCGCCTTTTTCGCCACCGGAATTTACGGCCACACTCTCCCCAAACAACATGGGGCCCCCATCCGGGAAGTGATTCCTTGGAAATATGGCTATAAAGGGGCGAAATCGGTCGTCAAAATTGAGTTTGTAGACACTCAACCGGCCACTTTCTGGAATACGGTGGTCAAAAGCGAGTACGACTTTGAAGCCAATGTCAACCCCGATAAACCCCATCCCCGTTGGTCGCAAGCCAGGGAAAAAATCATTAGTTCAGAAGATTCTCTCTCCTGGAAACGGGTTCCAACGCTTCCCTATAACGGTTATGGGGAGTATGTAGCGCACCTCTATACCTAG
- the miaA gene encoding tRNA (adenosine(37)-N6)-dimethylallyltransferase MiaA encodes MSQQGLIVICGATATGKSGLALQLAQDLGSVILSADSRQVYREFNIGTAKPTEAECQSVRHELIDICDPTETLTVADYQEQAQRLIAKFHQDSILPLLVGGTGLYIKSVVRGMKIPRVAPQTELRSQLASLGQSQCYAMLQQVDPQATQKIHENDSVRTLRALEVFYVTGCPISQQQGENPPLYSTLQIGLDTEDLTARIARRTQQMIADGFVAEVEYLCQKYGIDLPLLNTLGYQEIKQYLAGKISLEEAIELTILHTRQFAKRQRTWFRANPQIEWFDADCPDLIEKVGQRIQEFQDTQLG; translated from the coding sequence ATGTCTCAACAGGGGCTAATTGTAATTTGTGGGGCGACAGCCACGGGGAAGTCTGGGTTAGCACTGCAACTGGCACAGGATCTTGGTAGCGTCATTTTAAGTGCAGATTCGCGCCAGGTGTACCGAGAGTTTAACATTGGGACGGCGAAACCAACAGAGGCGGAGTGCCAGTCCGTTCGCCATGAGTTGATTGATATCTGCGATCCGACGGAAACGCTGACGGTTGCAGATTACCAAGAACAGGCGCAACGGTTGATTGCCAAGTTTCACCAAGACTCCATTTTACCCTTGCTCGTTGGGGGAACAGGACTCTATATTAAGTCGGTTGTGCGGGGGATGAAGATTCCGCGAGTTGCACCCCAGACAGAATTGCGATCGCAACTTGCCTCCCTCGGTCAATCTCAATGTTATGCCATGTTGCAACAAGTAGACCCCCAAGCAACCCAAAAGATTCATGAAAATGATTCGGTGAGAACTCTCCGGGCGCTAGAAGTTTTCTATGTCACGGGTTGCCCCATTTCTCAGCAACAAGGTGAAAACCCACCCCTCTATTCTACCTTACAAATTGGCTTAGATACCGAAGATTTAACCGCCAGAATTGCTCGCCGAACTCAACAAATGATCGCCGATGGATTTGTTGCCGAAGTTGAATATCTTTGCCAAAAATATGGAATCGATCTCCCTTTACTGAATACGCTAGGCTATCAAGAAATCAAGCAATATCTCGCAGGCAAAATTAGCCTAGAGGAAGCCATAGAGTTAACCATTTTACACACGCGCCAATTTGCCAAACGCCAGCGCACTTGGTTTAGAGCTAATCCTCAGATAGAATGGTTTGATGCTGATTGTCCCGATTTAATCGAAAAAGTAGGGCAACGCATCCAGGAATTTCAAGATACCCAGTTGGGTTAA